One segment of bacterium DNA contains the following:
- a CDS encoding YHYH protein, with protein sequence SNSYVFTKHLSTTLIRKENIRMKKLVIALIGIGVIALNSVVFYAANAASTSKSVSVVSAAKAAKWNPTVKLTYGKSSIVMEPTGIPNHARDEYYAVPISQDVVVPDSTTAKIVKDPTKAQSYKFTIPNTPQYVSAVTATSLGSIGVMISGAVIYNPFEGDNKTVAMANNFTITNSEGITASFVDKCAGHPIPDSGAYHYHGLSVCVTAKVDKVAKPSHVIGFALDGFPIYGDRDIKGKQITAKNLDQCNGINSATPEFPKGIYHYVLLGTADVRSSIACFHGKVDASQIQAMPPMGGGQMPMPDTAAAAKKLGITEDVLKAAFAGQNPPNLALAAKNLGITEAALRAALGI encoded by the coding sequence AGTAATTCCTACGTTTTTACAAAACATCTATCAACTACCCTAATTAGAAAAGAGAATATAAGAATGAAGAAGTTAGTAATCGCTTTGATCGGAATCGGTGTAATTGCCCTTAATAGCGTCGTGTTTTATGCGGCCAATGCGGCAAGTACGTCCAAGTCGGTTTCTGTAGTAAGTGCTGCAAAAGCAGCGAAGTGGAATCCGACCGTGAAACTCACGTACGGGAAATCTTCAATCGTGATGGAGCCAACTGGAATTCCAAATCATGCTCGTGATGAGTACTACGCAGTACCAATTTCGCAAGATGTGGTTGTTCCAGATTCAACAACCGCAAAAATAGTCAAAGACCCAACTAAGGCTCAGTCTTACAAATTCACGATTCCAAATACACCTCAGTACGTATCAGCGGTTACAGCGACCTCACTGGGATCAATTGGTGTCATGATTTCAGGTGCTGTTATTTATAACCCATTTGAGGGCGATAACAAGACTGTCGCAATGGCCAATAACTTTACAATCACAAATTCCGAGGGAATCACGGCATCATTTGTAGATAAGTGCGCTGGCCATCCGATTCCCGATTCAGGTGCTTATCACTACCACGGGCTCTCCGTCTGTGTGACTGCCAAAGTAGATAAAGTCGCCAAGCCTTCACATGTAATCGGTTTCGCACTTGATGGATTCCCAATTTATGGGGATCGAGATATTAAAGGAAAGCAAATTACTGCTAAGAATCTAGATCAATGCAATGGAATAAACAGTGCAACCCCCGAATTTCCCAAAGGTATTTATCACTACGTACTCCTAGGAACTGCTGATGTTCGTTCATCAATCGCATGCTTCCATGGAAAAGTAGATGCTAGCCAGATCCAAGCCATGCCACCTATGGGCGGTGGTCAGATGCCGATGCCTGATACTGCAGCTGCTGCCAAGAAGCTTGGAATTACCGAAGACGTACTGAAGGCAGCCTTTGCTGGCCAGAACCCACCAAATCTTGCACTTGCTGCAAAGAATTTGGGAATTACCGAGGCTGCATTGAGGGCAGCTTTAGGTATTTAA